From a region of the Tachysurus fulvidraco isolate hzauxx_2018 chromosome 5, HZAU_PFXX_2.0, whole genome shotgun sequence genome:
- the trim63a gene encoding E3 ubiquitin-protein ligase TRIM63a, with protein sequence MDIQKGQLVMPVGPMESLEKQLSCPICLEMFTKPVVILPCQHNLCRGCANDLYDSRNPYHYSGGIFRCPTCRFEVVLDRHGVYGLQRNLLVENIIDIYKQQLENSGGGGGLEPPLKAKDTKEPMCEEHADERINIYCISCQVPTCSMCKVFGQHKDCKVSTLKSVYETQKAELQNATELLATSNSCVQAMLVQLEETSKTVEENSQLQKQRLGEKFDLLYAILEDRKAHLLEQITQEQDEKVAVVRSLIQQYKERLEANSKLMDQATQSLDNSNIADFLINAKKLIAEAKDTAKNSQLQRPEPFFEKMDHLSLFTEEVEDILAKMDFGANDDDEEEEEEYEEAEEEEEE encoded by the coding sequence ATGGACATTCAGAAAGGCCAACTGGTAATGCCCGTAGGTCCTATGGAGAGCCTGGAGAAGCAGCTGAGCTGCCCCATCTGCCTGGAAATGTTCACCAAGCCGGTGGTCATCCTGCCCTGCCAGCATAATCTCTGCCGTGGCTGTGCTAATGACCTCTATGACTCTCGCAATCCCTACCACTACTCCGGAGGAATCTTCCGCTGCCCAACCTGCCGTTTTGAGGTGGTGCTGGACCGCCATGGTGTCTATGGGCTTCAGAGGAATCTCCTTGTGGAAAACATAATTGACATCTATAAGCAACAACTGGAGaacagtggtggtggtggtggtctgGAGCCTCCTTTGAAGGCCAAGGATACAAAGGAGCCAATGTGTGAAGAGCATGCAGATGAGCGCATCAACATTTATTGTATTTCCTGCCAGGTCCCTACATGCTCCATGTGCAAGGTTTTTGGCCAGCACAAGGACTGCAAAGTATCCACCCTGAAGAGCGTTTATGAAACCCAGAAAGCTGAGCTCCAAAATGCAACTGAGTTGCTTGCAACTAGCAACAGCTGCGTGCAGGCTATGCTAGTGCAACTAGAAGAGACCAGCAAGACTGTGGAGGAGAACAGTCAACTACAGAAGCAGAGACTGGGAGAGAAGTTTGACTTACTCTATGCAATTCTGGAAGATCGTAAGGCCCACCTGCTGGAGCAGATCACACAGGAGCAGGATGAGAAGGTAGCAGTGGTGCGATCGCTAATTCAGCAGTACAAAGAACGATTGGAGGCTAACAGTAAGCTGATGGACCAAGCCACGCAGAGTTTGGACAACAGCAACATTGCTGACTTTCTTATCAATGCCAAGAAGCTCATTGCAGAAGCCAAAGACACAGCCAAAAACTCCCAATTACAAAGGCCAGAGCCTTTCTTTGAGAAGATGGACCACCTCAGCCTGTTTACTGAAGAAGTAGAAGACATCCTCGCAAAAATGGACTTTGGtgcaaatgatgatgatgaggaggaagaggaggaataTGAAGaggcagaagaggaagaagaggagtaA